CACAAAGGACGGGGGTGTCACTATTTGAATTACTATACACTGCCCCCAAACTCTATCACCAAGACCCTTGCTTCGCCTTGTGGGTGTGCCATGTGTACTATGCCTACTGAAGCATAGAAAATATCCCCTGTTTTTATGATGGCAGAATCTTTTTTACCATCTATTTTGTATTTCATTTCGATGTAGATATTAAAAACAGTAAACACTTCCTCCCCATCATTGATGTACCATTTATAGTGTTGATCAGTCCAATGAAGCCTAGTGGTAATCCCATTCATGTTGGCAATATGCTTGGCTTCTCAGGCTTTCTCTGCCGTAAATTCTTTGCTTCTAATTATGTTCATATTCTTACTACTTGAGTCAGTTTGCCTATACCATACTTGCATGTTTGGCCGAAATCTAACTATATAGAGTGTTTATGAAACGTGGATAGGTCTTACGGATGTATAACACCGCTTATAAAAAGGAAGTTTAAGGGGAGGCCGCAGTAAAGACTACGGCCAAAAAGTGGGAGTACTTTGTTCTATAAAAAGTATCCAGGTACTGTAAATACAGTTACTTCAAGATTTTAAAGCAATTACTATTGCATGATAGTACCCATGTTTCCACTTCCAATTTGTACAGCAATAGCAGTATTC
This DNA window, taken from Microbulbifer sp. GL-2, encodes the following:
- a CDS encoding cupin, whose protein sequence is MNGITTRLHWTDQHYKWYINDGEEVFTVFNIYIEMKYKIDGKKDSAIIKTGDIFYASVGIVHMAHPQGEARVLVIEFGGSV